One window of the Desulfovibrio sp. JC010 genome contains the following:
- a CDS encoding HD domain-containing phosphohydrolase has protein sequence MSRKGATDLRARELKKVLEGAVSGFQGTEYQSVVRSLCSEMEAALERDLGSKDDLVERLTEIGLALSGETRLERLLEMIVDEARVLTRADAGTLYVVDREGRKLEFSILQNDTMQVRMGGTSGNEITLPPVPLYSSGNTPNKSNVSSYCGLTGETINIADVYEAEGFDFTGPRKYDAATGYRSKSMLVLALKNHEQDIIGVLQLLNALDEDGEIIEFSPDVVDIVGSLASQAAIALTNAQLIQGLKDLLYSVIQSIAAAIDAKSPYTNGHIERVVTITMMIADKVNCLKEGKYAETCFTEDELEELKLAAWMHDVGKISIPEHVVDKSTKLETIFDRAELVDARFRLIAEIIKNRQLEETVAALSNGVDPSKVMEIEMRYAVELEQLEEDRLFINSCNIPKEFMTDERIERVTDIASRTYESNGETFNWLTDDEVKNLCIRKGTLTDKERTVIESHAAITHEMLSRLPFPKRLSRVPEYAAGHHEKLDGSGYPNGLGGEELPLQARIMAVADIFEALTAKDRPYKKPMKLSQAIKILGFMVKDKHIDEDVCSLFIESGLYMDYAKAELDPSQIEEE, from the coding sequence GTGTCGCGGAAAGGTGCAACAGATTTAAGGGCGCGGGAACTGAAGAAAGTTCTTGAGGGTGCTGTGAGCGGTTTTCAGGGAACTGAATATCAGAGCGTTGTGCGCAGTTTGTGCAGTGAAATGGAAGCGGCACTTGAGCGTGATCTCGGTTCCAAAGATGATCTCGTGGAGCGTTTGACCGAGATCGGCCTTGCTCTTTCCGGGGAAACGCGTCTGGAGCGTTTGCTGGAAATGATCGTTGACGAGGCAAGGGTTCTAACCCGGGCAGACGCCGGAACCCTGTACGTGGTTGACCGCGAAGGCCGTAAGCTTGAATTTTCAATCCTTCAGAATGATACCATGCAGGTACGCATGGGCGGTACCAGCGGAAACGAGATCACCCTGCCTCCCGTTCCTCTGTACTCCTCCGGAAATACACCCAATAAATCTAATGTTTCATCCTATTGCGGGCTGACCGGTGAAACCATTAATATTGCCGATGTGTATGAAGCCGAGGGTTTTGATTTTACCGGACCGCGTAAATATGACGCTGCCACCGGATACCGTTCCAAATCCATGCTGGTGCTGGCCCTGAAAAACCACGAGCAGGATATTATCGGGGTTTTGCAGCTCTTGAACGCCCTGGATGAAGATGGTGAGATTATCGAATTTTCACCGGATGTGGTGGATATTGTGGGTTCACTGGCCTCACAGGCCGCCATTGCCCTGACCAACGCCCAGCTCATTCAGGGATTGAAGGATCTGCTCTATTCGGTCATCCAGAGTATTGCCGCAGCCATTGATGCCAAGTCCCCTTATACCAACGGTCACATTGAGCGTGTAGTGACCATCACTATGATGATTGCTGATAAGGTCAATTGCTTGAAAGAGGGTAAATACGCGGAAACCTGCTTTACTGAAGACGAGCTTGAGGAATTGAAGCTTGCCGCATGGATGCACGATGTGGGCAAGATTTCCATCCCGGAGCATGTGGTGGATAAATCCACAAAGCTGGAAACAATTTTCGACCGTGCTGAGCTGGTGGATGCCCGTTTCAGGCTTATTGCCGAGATCATCAAAAACAGACAGCTGGAAGAAACTGTGGCCGCACTTTCAAACGGCGTTGACCCTTCAAAGGTCATGGAAATAGAGATGCGCTATGCGGTTGAACTGGAGCAGTTGGAAGAAGACAGGCTGTTTATCAATTCCTGCAACATCCCAAAAGAGTTTATGACCGATGAACGCATTGAGCGGGTGACTGATATCGCGTCCCGGACCTATGAGAGTAATGGGGAGACATTCAACTGGTTGACAGATGATGAAGTCAAGAATCTCTGCATCCGTAAAGGGACTCTGACCGATAAAGAACGCACGGTAATTGAAAGTCATGCGGCAATCACCCATGAGATGCTCTCCCGGTTGCCTTTTCCCAAGCGGCTTTCCCGTGTGCCCGAATACGCTGCCGGGCACCATGAGAAGCTGGACGGCTCCGGCTATCCCAACGGACTTGGCGGGGAAGAATTGCCTCTGCAGGCCAGAATTATGGCAGTTGCCGATATTTTTGAAGCCCTGACCGCAAAGGACCGGCCTTACAAAAAGCCCATGAAGCTTTCGCAGGCGATTAAGATTTTAGGGTTTATGGTCAAGGACAAGCACATTGACGAGGATGTATGTAGCCTGTTCATCGAATCCGGTCTGTACATGGATTACGCCAAGGCCGAGCTTGATCCTTCGCAGATTGAAGAAGAATAA
- a CDS encoding glycine betaine ABC transporter substrate-binding protein: MKSCIIKITLFLCIATFIPAFASADTKIKFGVPPWPGVTVKTNVVVQLLSAMGYESEMLEVGPPIIYKSMSQNDMDVFLAGWTPQQNPMLDPLVEKGEAVKVRTNLSDALIGMCVSKQAWDGGVKSVGDLNKHAAKFDKTIYDIEPGSGMHTAMSKMIANNVGQLGEWEHVGTTTPVMLAEAGNRIKADKWVVFGCWKPHWMAVRMDIKFLNPIPGTEDLISASDVYTVTRAGFVKQYPQIQKLLENFVISSQTQSEWINEHGYKNKEAADVASEWIANNLDTVKTWLEGVKTADGKDAFKAVKAKYSK, encoded by the coding sequence ATGAAATCTTGTATTATCAAGATTACCCTTTTTTTATGTATTGCGACATTCATTCCCGCATTTGCATCTGCTGATACAAAAATTAAATTCGGAGTTCCACCGTGGCCCGGAGTAACAGTCAAAACCAATGTTGTAGTACAGTTGCTTTCCGCCATGGGCTATGAAAGTGAAATGCTCGAAGTCGGCCCGCCTATTATTTACAAAAGCATGAGCCAGAACGACATGGACGTGTTCCTTGCAGGCTGGACACCGCAACAGAACCCCATGCTTGATCCTCTGGTAGAAAAAGGAGAGGCCGTAAAAGTACGCACCAACCTCAGCGATGCGTTGATCGGAATGTGTGTTTCCAAACAGGCATGGGACGGCGGAGTTAAGTCCGTTGGAGATCTCAATAAACATGCCGCAAAATTTGACAAAACAATCTATGACATTGAGCCTGGATCAGGAATGCACACCGCCATGAGCAAGATGATTGCAAACAATGTGGGCCAGCTTGGCGAATGGGAACATGTAGGCACCACCACACCGGTAATGCTTGCAGAAGCAGGCAACCGAATCAAAGCGGACAAATGGGTTGTTTTCGGCTGCTGGAAACCTCACTGGATGGCAGTGCGCATGGACATTAAATTCCTCAACCCCATTCCCGGAACAGAAGACTTGATCAGCGCAAGCGATGTCTATACCGTGACCCGTGCAGGATTTGTAAAACAGTACCCTCAAATCCAAAAACTCCTTGAAAACTTTGTTATCTCTTCACAGACCCAGAGCGAATGGATCAACGAACACGGATACAAAAACAAGGAAGCTGCAGACGTAGCCTCCGAATGGATTGCTAACAATCTTGACACAGTAAAAACATGGCTTGAAGGCGTAAAAACCGCAGACGGTAAAGACGCCTTTAAAGCGGTCAAAGCCAAATACAGCAAATAG